In Paenibacillus sp. 1781tsa1, one DNA window encodes the following:
- a CDS encoding glycosyltransferase produces the protein MADFILILSIFSIWIAVFESIVIMAGAIRFINKQDKKGIQIPEDMDHYPTVTVMVPAHNEGKVIVATVEHILRLNYPEDKVQVIVIADNCTDDTAEKLRSFLSQTSYLHRNVTVMERKGTGGKSGALNDGLEIATGDWICIFDADAAPERNSLMFLAQKSLENPEQYGVVFGRNKARNRGQNFLSKCINLEIITSQRVYHTGLWELFQLGSIPGTNYIIKTKLIREIGGWDVTAITEDTALSFEILNRGQFVALAPQAEAYQQEPEQLSVYMKQRERWAKGNYQVVLDNIHNLFNRSSWRNKLLVIYYAVSYFWFMLAIIVSDIIFLVNLVYRIIAIFKPEVMSPFQFAGDAYVFLVIGWALMYFIYVLQINLALAADIGQSNTRNFIYACVSYFTYAQLFILISIKAFYSLIMDKIRKRESKWYKTERFG, from the coding sequence GTGGCTGATTTTATTTTAATATTATCAATATTTAGTATCTGGATTGCGGTATTCGAGTCGATTGTTATTATGGCAGGTGCGATTCGTTTTATTAATAAACAGGACAAAAAAGGGATTCAGATCCCTGAAGATATGGACCATTATCCAACAGTTACTGTCATGGTACCTGCGCACAACGAGGGTAAGGTCATTGTCGCGACGGTAGAGCACATCCTGCGCTTGAATTATCCGGAGGATAAAGTTCAGGTCATCGTGATTGCCGATAACTGTACAGATGATACCGCAGAGAAGCTAAGATCATTCCTCAGTCAGACCAGTTATTTGCATCGCAATGTGACGGTAATGGAGCGAAAAGGAACAGGTGGCAAGTCCGGGGCTTTAAATGACGGATTGGAAATAGCCACGGGCGATTGGATCTGTATCTTCGATGCAGATGCCGCACCTGAACGGAATTCATTAATGTTTTTGGCGCAAAAATCGCTTGAGAACCCTGAACAATATGGCGTGGTTTTTGGCAGAAACAAAGCACGCAATAGAGGACAGAATTTCCTCTCCAAATGCATCAATCTGGAGATTATTACTTCGCAACGTGTGTATCACACGGGTCTGTGGGAACTGTTCCAGCTGGGTTCCATTCCGGGAACGAATTACATTATCAAAACCAAGTTGATCCGGGAAATTGGTGGCTGGGATGTGACAGCCATTACAGAAGATACCGCGTTGTCATTCGAGATTTTGAATCGCGGACAGTTTGTGGCACTGGCGCCGCAAGCGGAAGCCTATCAGCAGGAGCCGGAGCAGCTTAGTGTTTACATGAAGCAGCGCGAGCGCTGGGCCAAGGGGAACTACCAGGTGGTACTGGATAATATCCATAACCTGTTTAACCGCTCCAGTTGGCGTAATAAGTTGCTGGTCATCTATTATGCCGTTAGTTATTTCTGGTTTATGCTTGCGATCATTGTATCGGATATTATATTTCTCGTGAATCTGGTTTATCGGATCATTGCCATATTTAAACCAGAGGTAATGTCACCGTTCCAGTTTGCCGGCGATGCGTATGTCTTCCTTGTCATTGGTTGGGCACTCATGTACTTTATTTACGTGTTACAGATCAATCTGGCACTTGCCGCAGATATTGGACAGAGCAATACTCGTAATTTCATCTATGCCTGCGTGTCCTACTTCACGTATGCACAGCTTTTCATCCTGATCTCGATCAAGGCATTCTACTCCTTGATTATGGACAAGATTCGGAAACGCGAGAGCAAATGGTACAAAACAGAACGTTTTGGCTAA
- a CDS encoding diguanylate cyclase has product MKNKAPTRRIAWGYALLIGLALMQQLFIYLKVYMDQSYTTGDMIFSIVSLGALVFGLLLPVGVSVVTGFVYLVSYFVWLVTYADANVLVFSWWLLIPANVAVAAFIKASLLRSARVVERLQDMQDRNPEIDLDTSLGNKGALADTLIKHSNLARRYSEKYGFSIAMFKIEFLPLVMESLGSTRYAQFLLEISGTIQKQIRYEDYKFFVDRGRFVILCPLVNVEYLPLLTQRIKKAITDLHVIDKKGNELQTVIRSGALVFQKEQFSKYEDIDAVIAALERNTETDLIGEYI; this is encoded by the coding sequence ATGAAGAATAAAGCACCTACCCGCCGTATTGCATGGGGATATGCCCTTTTAATTGGACTCGCTCTCATGCAGCAACTGTTTATTTATCTTAAAGTGTACATGGATCAGAGTTACACTACAGGGGATATGATTTTTAGTATCGTGTCACTGGGTGCATTGGTTTTTGGTCTTTTGCTGCCTGTTGGCGTATCCGTCGTAACGGGATTTGTATATCTAGTCTCTTATTTTGTGTGGCTTGTTACTTACGCTGATGCGAATGTGCTTGTATTCTCCTGGTGGTTGCTCATCCCGGCCAACGTTGCTGTGGCTGCGTTCATCAAGGCAAGCCTGCTACGTAGTGCACGTGTAGTGGAACGCCTTCAGGATATGCAGGATCGTAACCCGGAAATCGATCTGGATACCTCGCTTGGGAATAAAGGAGCTCTGGCAGATACGTTAATCAAACATAGTAACCTTGCGCGTCGGTACTCCGAAAAATATGGATTCAGTATAGCCATGTTCAAGATTGAATTCTTGCCACTCGTGATGGAATCTCTTGGTTCTACCCGGTATGCACAGTTCCTGCTTGAAATCTCAGGTACGATCCAGAAGCAGATTCGGTATGAGGATTATAAATTCTTCGTGGATCGTGGGCGATTTGTCATCTTATGTCCTCTGGTGAATGTGGAATACCTTCCACTTCTGACACAGCGGATCAAAAAAGCCATCACGGATCTTCACGTGATCGATAAAAAGGGAAATGAGTTACAGACGGTGATACGCTCCGGTGCTCTGGTATTTCAGAAGGAGCAATTCAGCAAGTACGAGGACATAGACGCAGTTATTGCAGCCCTTGAACGAAACACAGAGACGGATCTCATCGGAGAATATATATAA